A single region of the Halobacterium wangiae genome encodes:
- a CDS encoding DUF371 domain-containing protein yields the protein MEEVVRAHGHEHVAGEHASTLELTADDYLTPAGDCILGIEADRTPADFDSEFVAACCDEDAEITLVLEAGGHRDTVTGRGHPDLEYTNERSFVARTSTYVDDRTVLVDADKAAEDVDRDLVAALEEGADLTATFRVA from the coding sequence ATGGAAGAAGTGGTGCGTGCCCACGGGCACGAGCACGTCGCCGGCGAGCACGCGAGCACCCTCGAACTGACGGCCGACGACTACCTGACTCCGGCGGGGGACTGCATCCTCGGCATCGAGGCCGACCGGACGCCGGCGGACTTCGATAGCGAGTTCGTCGCGGCCTGCTGCGACGAGGACGCCGAGATCACGCTCGTCCTCGAGGCCGGAGGCCACCGCGACACCGTCACGGGGCGCGGACACCCGGACCTCGAGTACACGAATGAGCGCAGTTTCGTCGCCCGCACGAGCACGTACGTGGACGACCGCACGGTCCTCGTGGACGCCGACAAAGCCGCGGAGGACGTCGACCGCGACCTCGTCGCCGCACTCGAAGAGGGCGCAGACCTCACGGCGACGTTCCGCGTCGCGTAG
- a CDS encoding DUF373 family protein, protein MRTLVVSVDRTGDIPRKTGLRTPVAGWEAVQSLVTDMGVADPEDSGVNCLLEALRVTRDLRDDDDDAVVAAVSGDGDGVSADRSVAEQLDDLIERYHPDSAVVVIDSAEDERLVPIIESRLQVDAVDRVVVRQARDLESTYYLLKQFLADEELRQTVLVPLGIVMLVFPALMLATGSLAVAAASITAVIGLFLLYKGLSVDDYIAAIPGQARDALYSGRVSIVTYVVAAGLALVGVFAGALGVSDLPAETALLLSAMAFTYYSIPWVALGALTASAGRLFDELIRQGGVRTSFLNLPFGVLAVGLVVRGFSAYFMERAGRLGPIEVPSMRFGPLAVREFALTPEQRLAVFVVFGVLVSVAGIRIATHFSGVDFEDVEEAAERQ, encoded by the coding sequence ATGCGAACGCTGGTCGTCTCCGTCGACCGGACGGGTGACATCCCCCGCAAGACCGGGCTACGCACGCCAGTCGCCGGCTGGGAGGCGGTACAGTCCCTCGTCACCGATATGGGCGTCGCCGACCCCGAGGACTCCGGCGTCAACTGCCTCCTCGAGGCCCTCCGGGTCACCCGCGACCTCCGCGACGACGACGACGACGCCGTCGTCGCGGCCGTCTCGGGCGACGGTGACGGCGTCAGCGCCGACCGCTCGGTCGCCGAGCAACTGGACGACCTCATCGAGCGCTACCACCCGGACTCGGCCGTGGTCGTCATCGACAGCGCCGAGGACGAACGGCTCGTCCCCATCATCGAGAGTCGACTCCAGGTCGACGCCGTCGACCGCGTCGTCGTCCGCCAGGCCCGCGACCTCGAATCCACGTACTACCTGCTGAAGCAGTTCCTCGCCGACGAGGAGCTGCGACAGACCGTCCTCGTGCCGCTGGGCATCGTGATGCTCGTCTTCCCGGCGCTGATGCTCGCGACCGGGAGTCTCGCGGTCGCCGCGGCCAGCATCACCGCCGTCATCGGACTGTTCCTGCTGTACAAGGGCCTGAGCGTCGACGACTACATCGCGGCGATTCCCGGACAGGCGCGAGACGCGCTGTACTCCGGTCGCGTCTCCATCGTCACGTACGTCGTGGCGGCGGGACTCGCCCTGGTCGGCGTCTTCGCGGGCGCACTCGGCGTCTCCGACCTCCCCGCCGAGACGGCGCTGTTGCTGTCCGCGATGGCGTTCACCTACTACAGCATCCCGTGGGTGGCTCTGGGTGCACTCACGGCGAGCGCGGGTCGCCTGTTCGACGAACTCATCCGGCAGGGCGGCGTCCGGACGTCGTTTCTCAACCTCCCGTTCGGCGTGCTCGCGGTGGGCCTCGTCGTGCGTGGGTTCTCGGCGTACTTCATGGAGCGTGCGGGTCGTCTCGGCCCCATCGAGGTGCCGTCGATGCGCTTCGGCCCGCTGGCGGTCCGCGAGTTCGCGCTCACCCCTGAGCAACGGCTCGCCGTGTTCGTCGTGTTCGGCGTCCTCGTCAGCGTCGCCGGCATCCGCATCGCGACGCACTTCAGCGGCGTGGACTTCGAGGACGTCGAGGAGGCGGCCGAGCGGCAGTAG
- a CDS encoding coiled-coil protein, which translates to MAEEEQTIDVSTAEELITDEELQEKSKGQLIKNAGQFRDRRNELNQLASSRASERDELNAATREKVDEAQEHREQRDELNERVQEHKEVRNELNAEANELFDEVEQRKQDLELDEGKDLEELKEEIEQLEFKQQTEVLSTDDERELIEKIEDKREEYQDRKEKLDESGNLEELVDEAEEVRAEASEHHEKVTELADKAQEHHNQMIEAYREADDIRDEADEMHEKFVEAQEAADAHHEAFVRVQKRLRELDKQEEESRKDERAAEQEEAREEAEEIYERFKEGETLDTEDLRKLQKSGHL; encoded by the coding sequence ATGGCTGAGGAAGAACAAACTATCGACGTATCGACCGCAGAAGAACTCATTACTGACGAAGAACTCCAGGAGAAATCCAAGGGACAGCTCATCAAGAACGCTGGTCAGTTCCGCGACCGACGGAACGAACTGAACCAGCTCGCGAGCTCCCGTGCCTCCGAGCGCGACGAACTCAACGCCGCGACCCGCGAGAAGGTCGACGAGGCCCAGGAACACCGCGAGCAGCGCGACGAGCTCAACGAGCGCGTCCAGGAGCACAAGGAGGTCCGCAACGAACTGAACGCGGAAGCGAACGAACTGTTCGACGAAGTCGAGCAGCGCAAGCAGGACCTCGAACTCGACGAGGGCAAGGACCTCGAGGAGCTCAAAGAGGAGATCGAGCAACTCGAGTTCAAGCAGCAGACTGAGGTCCTCTCCACGGACGACGAGCGCGAACTCATCGAGAAGATCGAGGACAAACGCGAGGAGTACCAGGACCGCAAGGAGAAACTCGACGAGTCCGGCAACCTCGAGGAGCTCGTCGACGAAGCCGAGGAAGTCCGCGCGGAAGCCTCCGAGCACCACGAGAAGGTGACGGAGCTCGCGGACAAGGCCCAGGAACACCACAACCAGATGATCGAGGCCTACCGCGAGGCCGACGACATCCGGGACGAGGCCGACGAGATGCACGAGAAGTTCGTCGAGGCCCAGGAAGCCGCCGACGCCCACCACGAGGCGTTCGTGCGCGTCCAGAAGCGCCTCCGCGAACTCGACAAGCAGGAGGAGGAGTCCCGCAAGGACGAGCGCGCCGCCGAACAGGAGGAGGCACGCGAGGAAGCCGAGGAGATCTACGAGCGGTTCAAGGAGGGCGAGACCCTCGACACCGAGGACCTCCGGAAGCTCCAGAAGTCCGGCCACCTGTAG
- a CDS encoding diphthine--ammonia ligase, which produces MSNGQWVSLFSGGKDSSWALYRALEEELDVARLVTVHPDGDSYMYHVPATRLADLAAESVGIPLVDVEPADFAAGDATDAGAQGDTELEPLEAALGELAADLDGGLAGVTAGAVESEFQTSRIEAMCERLDCDLFAPLWRRDARELAEEMLDAGFEIRVVQVAAYGLDESWLGRTLDATAFDELAELNEEYGVHVLGEGGEFETLVTDGPHMDRRIELDYETVWEGDRGHVEITDAWLGEA; this is translated from the coding sequence ATGAGCAACGGTCAGTGGGTGAGCCTGTTCTCCGGCGGGAAGGACTCCTCGTGGGCGCTGTACCGCGCGCTGGAGGAGGAGCTAGACGTGGCCCGACTCGTGACGGTCCACCCGGACGGCGACTCCTACATGTACCACGTGCCGGCGACGCGACTGGCGGACCTCGCTGCCGAGAGCGTCGGCATCCCGCTCGTGGACGTGGAGCCCGCGGACTTCGCGGCGGGCGACGCTACCGACGCCGGCGCGCAAGGGGACACCGAACTCGAACCACTGGAAGCGGCGCTCGGCGAACTCGCCGCAGATCTGGACGGTGGGCTCGCGGGCGTCACTGCGGGCGCCGTCGAGAGCGAGTTCCAGACGAGTCGCATCGAGGCGATGTGCGAGCGCCTCGACTGCGACCTGTTCGCGCCGCTGTGGCGGCGCGACGCGCGCGAACTCGCCGAGGAGATGCTCGACGCGGGCTTCGAGATCCGCGTCGTCCAGGTGGCGGCCTACGGTCTCGACGAGTCGTGGCTCGGCCGCACCCTCGACGCCACCGCCTTCGACGAACTGGCGGAACTCAACGAGGAGTACGGTGTCCACGTGCTCGGCGAGGGCGGCGAGTTCGAGACGCTCGTCACCGACGGCCCGCACATGGACCGGCGCATCGAACTCGACTACGAGACGGTGTGGGAGGGGGACCGTGGACACGTCGAGATCACGGACGCCTGGCTGGGCGAGGCGTAG
- a CDS encoding endonuclease III domain-containing protein: MDDEPAENISGGDAGGGRFTAFDPGEHATRAAAVVAELGDIYWEKTYGGRDAFECLVRTVLSQNTSDVASQPAHDALMERYAAKEDEDADLARSLADAHQDELAETISSAGLYNQKSGTLIRLAARICEEYGGEAGFDEFVRSEGPAVVRDALLDMKGVGPKTADCVLLFAGGRQGVFPVDTHVHRITRRMGLAPAAADHEGVREALEASVPAEACGFGHTAMVQFGREYCTAREPACLDGPEACPLYDYCDRVGVDELTGAVVDPAVAED; encoded by the coding sequence ATGGACGACGAACCCGCGGAGAACATCTCGGGCGGCGACGCCGGTGGTGGCCGCTTCACGGCGTTCGATCCGGGCGAGCACGCGACCCGCGCGGCGGCCGTCGTCGCGGAACTCGGCGACATCTACTGGGAGAAGACGTACGGGGGCAGGGACGCCTTCGAGTGTCTCGTCCGCACAGTCCTCAGCCAGAACACCAGCGACGTGGCGAGCCAGCCGGCTCACGACGCGCTGATGGAACGGTACGCAGCAAAGGAGGACGAGGATGCCGACCTCGCGCGCTCGCTCGCCGACGCCCATCAGGACGAACTCGCGGAGACGATCTCGTCGGCGGGGCTGTACAACCAGAAGTCCGGGACGCTGATTCGACTCGCGGCGCGGATCTGCGAGGAGTACGGGGGCGAAGCGGGTTTCGACGAGTTCGTCCGGTCGGAGGGCCCGGCCGTCGTGCGCGACGCGCTCCTCGACATGAAGGGCGTCGGCCCGAAGACGGCGGACTGCGTCCTCCTCTTCGCCGGGGGTCGCCAGGGCGTCTTCCCCGTCGACACGCACGTCCACCGCATCACGCGCCGGATGGGACTGGCGCCCGCCGCCGCCGACCACGAGGGCGTCCGCGAGGCGCTGGAGGCGTCGGTGCCGGCGGAGGCGTGCGGGTTCGGACACACGGCGATGGTCCAGTTCGGCCGGGAGTACTGCACGGCCCGCGAGCCCGCGTGTCTCGACGGTCCCGAGGCGTGTCCGCTGTACGACTACTGCGACCGTGTCGGCGTCGACGAACTCACGGGGGCGGTCGTCGACCCGGCGGTCGCCGAGGACTGA